Below is a genomic region from Zea mays cultivar B73 chromosome 9, Zm-B73-REFERENCE-NAM-5.0, whole genome shotgun sequence.
ATATTACCTCAAAAATTTCTTATAACATTTCTTGATGCGAATTCATTGATAATAGTGTTGCTATCAACCTCGTTTAATAATTTTTCTCAATACATAAAGTAGCCTATCCGTTGAGTCGATCTTGAGACATCGTTGACCTTAAATAGTTCTTTAACAATTTTAACTTTGAAAAGCTTCTCTCAGCCGATGCCACAGTCACAGGCACAATATATAATATCCGATAAGTGATTGAAATATTTGGATACGAATCCATTTGCCGAACATACTCAAAAATCTCCATAGAAGACATTGGTCTTTCAGGCAAACTTAACTTCATAACCTTCAACTCAAATAGTAGATCATTTACCTCAATGTCAGAACTGTCTTGCGAAGAGAATGTTTTTGCGAATTCACTGCAACATGCTTCTAGTTTAGTATCATTTAACGTCTTCAATGTTGTCGAGCTCAATAAAAACCCAAATATACTCTCTCGAGTTACAGATGCAGTTTTAGTTAGTTAGATAATTAAAAAATAGGTGTATTATACTTTAACAGACCGGACCCAACATATAAGACTATATATATGTACACTACTTGGGGGCCCTTCTAAAATCGGGGGCCCGGTGCGGCCGCTCCACTTGCCCCCCTCCAGGACCGGCCCTGGCCACGAGTCGCTTCACCATTGCTCGTCTTAGCGTCGTACCCGCTGCCGCCATGGCTGTGTCGTCATCATCACCATTTGCAGTTTTGCACCAGCCACCAGACACGGCCATGCCGATCATGGAGTCACCTTGTCTGCTCCGGGGTCAGGGCCAGGGCCAGGGCCAACCGGCCAATGCAAAACCTATTTGGCGCGCGGCGTTGATGTCGTGAAAATCATCATGTCCAACTGCCCTGACCCTTGTTGTCTAACCATTTCCTGTGTGATTGACACACTAACCATGCCGTGGGTAGTTAAACGACGTGTAGGGGTGTCACGCCTTCGCCGCGTGCCTCCACCCCCTGACCCCCTCCAGCATGTTGTTATTACCGTGTCTGTGGCAGCCGGCCTCCTTCTCCATCCATATGCACTAGCAGTATCACCTCATTTAATATGCGGCCGGCATCGTCGCCAGAGCTCTCGATAAGGCTCGCCAGAGCTCTCATCTCATACGCCGGAGGTGCTCCAGAGAGCAGGTGATCGTGGCGTGCACCAGGCAGGATGTCATTTTGTTTTGGCTGATGGGCGCGTGGTGTGATGGTGCAGGGCTGAAGAGGTGCGGCAAGAGCTGCAGGCTGAGGTAGTGAGGTACACCAACTATCACGCGCTGATCTGGGCGACGAACTGCGTGCGCGTTTGCAGGTGGTCCCTGATCGCGAATCAGCTGCCGGGGCGGACGGGCAACGACGTGAGGAACTGTTGGAACACGAAACTGAGCAAGCAGCTACGGCAGCGCGGGATCGACCCCACCGCCCCATCGCCGACCTCATGCACATCCTCACCAGCGCCCTCTCCCTACGGCGACGACGGCGCGGGAGAGATCATCGACGCCACCCTGGAGTCCTGGACTGCGACAAGAAGACGCGGGTGGACCAGCTCATCGCCTAGCTGCTGGCCGACCCGGCCTACTACGCTGGCTCCTCCTCCGAGATGGGCTGGATCATGGGCTTGATGAATGCTGATTAATTAGCGGTTATACAATGGATCCATGAGGCTAAAGCAAACTGACTGAAATTTAGTCACTTTAGAGGCTAAAGTTTCAAACATAAtgaactaaaagggactaaaatgTTTTAGCTCCTTTAGCTTGTAAGGAAgagttagggggtgtttggttagagggactaaagattagtctctagtttttagtcccatttagtcccttttttgccaaacactaggactaaaatatggactaaaatgatttagtctttagtccttcacataggtgctaaaagagactaaaagccCACATGAGTGTATTCTAAGGGCATTTGAGTCTTGTGGACAATGTATTTAATGACTTGAGAATCTATTtagtccctagaaccaaacaagtagtgactaaagtttagtcctaagactaaagtttagtcctaagactaattgaaaccaaacatggccttaaACTGGACTAAAACAGCTGGTCCCACACCCACACATGCAACTTGCGCTTGCTGCTGCACCCGCGCTAGCTGCGGTTCTCCACCTTCCACTGCCTGGTCCCCACATAGCATTTATGATTTAATGACTGCTTTAGTCACTTGTTCCAAACACGAGCTAAATTTTAGTCAGTCACTTTGGTTTAGCCCCATGGATCTAAACAGGCCTTAAGGCTGCTCAGTACTTGCTAATTGCTTTCAGTTACTATGAACTTCGTCATCAGGTGGTCAGCTGGTCAAACCTACCGACCTGATCATGTGTTTGTAACCTATGGCTGGTAACTTGGCACGTCTCCTGACAACTGGAATTCACGGGGTCTAATCAGAGCCGCTATCGAACGTTAATATGATTGTGCGTGTCATTGGTGTCGACCCCACGACTCTATATGAACGGTCGTGGCTCTATCTATAATCAATTCGACTGGTTGATCGATGGAACTGTCAAACGGTTAATCTGATCAGTAGTCAGGATCGTATCACCAATATTGATCTGTCGGCACCTATCGATGCGTTAGAGGCCAGGTCAGTACTGATTCCAACCGGTTGGTACCGATCATTATTTGAATTGTTTAAAGTCCAAAAATACATTTTTTCTTAAATTCACCATATAATAGTGTTTGGGTTCAGTCAGACCCCCACACTCTCCAATTCACTTGGCTTCTCTATTTGTAGCCTCCCACACCCGGTTTTGATATGAATATAAGGTGAATACCAAACTTTGATACATTCACCGATTTACTCAGCAAGTAATCTCCACAACGTCTTGAGACCCCTGCCGGTCCGTAGCAGGTCTTCTTTGATGGTCTTTCTCTCGTCCATCATCGACAGGAGGGCATTCCTCCTCGTCCCCGTTCCTTAAGTCCACAACCTCTGCTTGCATATTCATATCATCATCATTTGTATCCATATCGCCCATCCACCGACGATGCTCCTACTACTACTAAAGCTTCTGCCATCGACTCTCCTCCTCAACGTTTCGTTTATTCGTACTCCCTTTATACTCATACGGGTATCCATATGGTGCTCCTTCTTATAGATCGTATGGTGATCCTCCTTTGTATGCTCCTACATATGGTGCTTCTCCTTTGTTCTCTCCCCCATTTGGTGCTCCTTTCCCATATGAGGCTTGTCCTCCTATAGGCACAATAGTGCTCCCAAGCATCCATAGCGATACAACCTCGAACCAGTCCATGTAGGTCTCGACACAAACATAAGCATCAGAGTCTATGGAGGTCGACGACAAGGGGTGATTATGCTAGTGGTAGAGGTGTTGATGCCTTGAGGAATGACAAAGAGGTGGCAACCCCTCCAATGGGTGTTGCTCCGATGGCCTAGCTAGATGATGATGCTCCTCCAACTAAGCCTCCGCTTGATGCTAATGAAGGAACACCAAGGTAGGGATCCATTAGGGGGCACTAATGTTGGTCGACCCCTTAAGCCCACTGCCTTAGAGTCAACCAGACCTAAAACCATCATTATCTATGGGGACATCGTCGAGGGCCCTAGCCCGAGGAACACCATCAAGATCCAAAGTTTGGGGGACATCGGTGCAAATTCCCCCATGACTAAAGTGAGGCCCTTTGAGATGTCATCACTGCCTCTAGATGTTTCCCTCGCTCAAGCCCAAGAGACTGACAAAGAGGTTTGTGCCATCATGACCGTCGAGTAGAACCGACTTAAGGTGGAGTGGGAGCTCCTCgacttagggatgaaaacgggacggatacagccggatacatggtcatcccgtatcctaccctaatgtatttctctcggatacggGACGGGATACGAGTAGTtaagattcgggacggatacaggaCGGGACCGGGTAATAATCTGGGCGGGTAAGAAACAGATAACAGATACTACTCGGGTAGGTACCAGATAATTGTCGGGTAGTTTGTCCCGATGATATTATTGTCCAACCACCCAACAAATACATAAATTAAGCAATACAttatcatgtatatgatagatcaaatgtaggaaaggaaaccgataaaattaacatcatgcAGTTCGAAGTTACTAATTACAAGGACATTATAGAACCAACACCGCAATattaaaaattcataaaaaattctagtttcactcaaaaattgcaaataagttataaaaaacaaataaacattttatacgaagataactcaagtcctcatatgaaaatgataaagtaaagtactgattatgttgaaacttggatatctatagtgatttcacatgtaaccCATACAAATAAGTGAACGTGAAATGAAAGAAACGCGGACATtttatagatcttatgatccaaatATTTTTTTATAGTTATATATGAACATAGGTTGTGCCTCCgtaaaatttcatgatttttagagtatttatatattattaatttcttgtcgtagaaaatcatcaaaatacaattaaatccatCAAATAACGTAGGGtcgaccgaaaattgcaaataagttaccaatacgAATAAATAGTCTAGACAAAGATAACCTTAAGTTTCTACGTGGAGATAACCTTAAGCTCCCACATAAAAATGTTAAAGtatattattttgatataaatttggacatGATTTTAATGATTTTGGTCTAAatatatgtttaaacaaaaaatgatgtactacaaagttatagatctcttcgagctctacaattttcatataaactttatcttcatccgatttcatatgtaaaagttatgattttataactatattattatgcaaaaaaagaaaaaactgatactcgtatccgacccgaatatctgggtatttaccgggtagttCTCGTTCCGTATCCGACCCAAATCCGAAGCTACAGtatccgggtattacccgtatccATCCCGAATATAAAAATACCCGAATCTGTATCCGAAAAAACGGGTATTTACACTATCCGTATGCGGTACCcgacccgttttcatccctacctcGACTAGATGTGGCACCGCCTAAAAGTTATTGCCTAAGAGGCCCTTGTGGCTACGACTACCGATACTCTTTGAACGAGGAAGATGAAGGAGGTCACCCAAAAGGCTGAGGAGGAAGATTGCCCGCCTACATTGCTGCCACCCAAGCTTAGGTGGAGGTTGAGGAGGTCTAGGACATGCGGTGGCACTGGAGCAAGAGGCAGTGTTAGGACATAGATGGTAGAGATGGGTGTGAATATCCTAATAAAAATTAGCCTACAAGTTCATAATTATCATTATAGCAAAATTGATTAGAAATAAAGTTGGTACGAAAGTGTACActtgctctagttctactttatGCAAACCCCCTAAATAATTCTGCTTGCTTGATCTTTAGAATATATTGAACAAAGTAAACTACTAACTAACAAGAGATATTAAGAAATGATGAAAATATTAAGTATAATCTGCGCAATGTAGTTAAGCAAGTATTATGCAAGAAGTAGATGTGTGTAATTGCAAgagtaagaagtgcaaatcacCTAGAGCAAGAAATGACATAAGATGTATCCCTGCTAGATGGTTCATATGCTAATTGATATCACACGCCAAACCCATAATGATGGCACCATAAGAACCACTCTAGAAAGGCACTCCAGTAACTCACGATTTTACTATAGTCGCTATTCGCGAATCTCCCATGGAGAATGAGCATAAAAGCCCCTAAAAACAATGATCGAAGCTGATGACAAACTTCAATAGACGCTCAATGATCCCAAAAACTTTGAACATTTAGATGATAATAATTACCAAGAGTAAAAAGAGTAGTATCAACCCAAGTTGTTCAACTAACACCATAAGATTCAACATTTACATGTGATGCACTAGGAGCTCTCTAGTCTCACTCAAATGTTGAAGTACAAGATGCAAGTTAGAGTGTGTTTCTCTAGCCCTAAGAGGTGTTCTAAAGTGTGAGTGAAGTGATGCTAGACAAGGCTGGCCAAGGGATCTATTATAGGCCCAACTCAAAATTCGACTATTCCTCTTGGTGGACTAAAATTAGGGATATCATACATGTCTAGTGCACCAATGTTTCCAACACTAGGTACGTGGATATGGTATCGATGGCTATAAACTAGCCATTAAGCTTGTCAGATATTCGGTGCACTCACCAGAAATAGCATCAGATACATTCGACGCTCATTAGGCCGAAGTGTACATTTTACATGATTTTTGAGTGCCCTATCCGGTACGATATTTGGTGCCACACCAGAAACGTCTAGTGTATTATAGAGTTGAAATATATGATTGatatactgaaagggaattaggcttacacctagtccctaattaattttggtggttgaattgcccaacacaaataattggactaactagtttgcccaagtgtatggattatacaggtataaaaggttcacactcagccaataaaaagaccaagttttggattcaacaaaggagcaaagtgggaaccgaaggcacctctggtctggcgcaccggactgtccggtgtacaccggacagtgtctggtgcaccagaggactccgactcgaactcgccaccttcgggaatttccagaggcactcgcgctataattcaccggactgtccggtgtacaccggacagtgtccggtgcgccaaggaagagcggcctccggaactcgccagcttcgggaaactccaacggctagtccgctataattcaccggactgtccggtgtgcaccggactgtccggtgcaactccggagcaacggctacctccgcgccaacggctacctgcggcgcattaaatgcgcgcgcagaagtcaggcgcgcccatactggcacaccggacaaggaacagtacatgtccggtgtgcaccggacacctaggcgggcccacaagtcagaagctccaacggtcagaatccaacggcagtgatgacgtggcagggggcaccggactgtccggtgtgcaccggactgtccggtgcgccatcgtgcagacagcctcccaacggccacttttggtggttggggctataaataccccaaccaccccaccattcattgcatccaagttttccacttcccaactactacaagagctctagcattcaattctagacacacaaaagagatcaaa
It encodes:
- the LOC100274293 gene encoding uncharacterized protein isoform X1, whose translation is MRPASSPELSIRLARALISYAGGAPESRWSLIANQLPGRTGNDVRNCWNTKLSKQLRQRGIDPTAPSPTSCTSSPAPSPYGDDGAGEIIDATLESWTATRRRGWTSSSPSCWPTRPTTLAPPPRWAGSWA
- the LOC100274293 gene encoding uncharacterized protein LOC100274293, which produces MRPASSPELSIRLARALISYAGGAPESRAEEVRQELQAEVVRYTNYHALIWATNCVRVCRWSLIANQLPGRTGNDVRNCWNTKLSKQLRQRGIDPTAPSPTSCTSSPAPSPYGDDGAGEIIDATLESWTATRRRGWTSSSPSCWPTRPTTLAPPPRWAGSWA